A window of the Halobacterium hubeiense genome harbors these coding sequences:
- a CDS encoding tautomerase family protein, protein MPLLQFDADFPVSEADADAFADAVTDLYVETMDADRSYVAVVVRDDCHLSLGRAVAGRQVFCSADVRAGRDEATKREFATAVMAEAAERFDVPEQNLKVVFTEHAGAQMQGVERVGGDWG, encoded by the coding sequence GTGCCACTGCTCCAGTTCGACGCCGACTTCCCGGTCTCGGAGGCGGACGCCGACGCGTTCGCCGACGCCGTCACCGACCTGTACGTCGAGACGATGGACGCGGACCGGTCGTACGTCGCGGTCGTCGTGCGCGACGACTGCCACCTCTCGCTGGGCCGCGCGGTCGCCGGACGGCAAGTGTTCTGCTCGGCGGACGTGCGCGCGGGCCGCGACGAGGCGACGAAACGCGAGTTCGCGACCGCAGTGATGGCCGAGGCCGCCGAGCGCTTCGACGTCCCCGAACAGAATCTGAAAGTCGTGTTCACCGAGCACGCCGGCGCGCAGATGCAGGGCGTCGAGCGCGTCGGCGGCGACTGGGGTTAG
- a CDS encoding thioredoxin family protein — protein sequence MVEMESETELDAGDPAPDFQLKGTDGETYGLDDFADYEAVLLVFTCNHCPYAKAKFDVLNDVAADYDDAAVVGVNPNDAEEYPDDSFERMQELVEDGTIQYDAYLRDESQDVARAYGAVCTPDPFLLRNTGDGFEVVYNGRLDDALNPSDEPTRPGGDVRDAIDSILAGDPVEKEWRPSRGCSIKWHDA from the coding sequence ATGGTCGAGATGGAATCCGAGACGGAACTGGACGCCGGCGACCCCGCGCCCGACTTCCAGTTGAAGGGGACGGACGGCGAGACGTACGGCCTCGACGACTTCGCCGACTACGAGGCGGTCCTGCTGGTGTTCACGTGCAACCACTGTCCGTACGCGAAGGCGAAGTTCGACGTGCTCAACGACGTCGCGGCGGACTACGACGACGCCGCGGTCGTCGGCGTCAACCCCAACGACGCCGAGGAGTACCCCGACGACTCCTTCGAGCGCATGCAGGAACTCGTCGAGGACGGAACCATCCAGTACGACGCCTACCTCCGCGACGAATCGCAGGACGTCGCTCGCGCGTACGGCGCGGTCTGCACGCCGGACCCGTTCCTCCTGCGGAACACCGGCGACGGCTTCGAGGTCGTCTACAACGGCCGCCTCGACGACGCGCTCAACCCCAGCGACGAGCCCACGCGGCCGGGCGGCGACGTCCGCGACGCCATCGACAGCATCCTCGCGGGCGACCCCGTCGAGAAGGAGTGGCGGCCCTCCCGGGGTTGCTCCATCAAGTGGCACGACGCGTAG
- a CDS encoding O-methyltransferase, which translates to MNRVLSDTIDALLDAANPEPPELLREMTEYGREQEFPIVGPDVGQFFRVAATLADAERVFEFGSGFGYSAAWFRTALPADGDIVLTDYDESNLATAREFLDRQDGATAHYEAGDAMATFEDYDGPFDVVLLDHDKPLYVEAFEDAREKLADGGVVVADNVMAGPVEPENVTAALDGAEPVDDHTEAIAEYVAHVRDDPGFETAFVPLGEGISVSVKR; encoded by the coding sequence ATGAACCGCGTGTTGAGCGACACCATCGACGCCCTCCTCGACGCCGCGAACCCCGAACCGCCCGAACTACTCCGAGAGATGACCGAATACGGCCGCGAGCAGGAGTTCCCCATCGTCGGGCCGGACGTCGGCCAGTTCTTCCGCGTGGCGGCGACGCTCGCGGACGCCGAGCGCGTCTTCGAGTTCGGGTCGGGCTTCGGCTACTCGGCGGCGTGGTTCCGCACCGCGCTCCCCGCGGACGGCGACATCGTGCTCACGGACTACGACGAGTCGAACCTCGCGACCGCCCGCGAGTTCCTCGACCGGCAGGACGGCGCGACCGCCCACTACGAGGCCGGCGACGCGATGGCGACGTTCGAGGACTACGACGGCCCCTTCGACGTGGTACTGTTGGACCACGACAAGCCGCTGTACGTCGAGGCGTTCGAGGACGCCCGCGAGAAGCTCGCCGACGGCGGCGTGGTCGTCGCGGACAACGTGATGGCGGGGCCGGTCGAACCGGAGAACGTCACGGCCGCGCTCGACGGCGCGGAGCCCGTGGACGACCACACCGAGGCTATCGCCGAGTACGTCGCACACGTCCGCGACGACCCCGGCTTCGAGACGGCGTTCGTGCCGCTCGGCGAGGGTATCTCGGTCAGCGTGAAACGATAG
- a CDS encoding MBL fold metallo-hydrolase: MHHIQLSNAAFEGRNSVYLLGDGDAAAPTTLVDTGVATPDVEAELRAALDARGVAFADVDRVLLTHWHHDHAGLAGAVQNESGAAVFVHEADADLVAQRGSAREDLRDAQEAALHDWGLPEKEREGLLAFNDEHSDLAGEPADVTEVSDGDTVALGPFEAEVVHLPGHAAGLVAYAVEREGRREAFVGDAILPKYTPNVGGADVRVERPLARYLDSLERVQSLNLDRAWPGHRGPIFAPSERARDIAAHHEERTARVERAVTDLAPATAWEVSAELFGSLSGIHVLHGPGEAYAHLDHLVREGAVERTPDGYAPA; this comes from the coding sequence GTGCACCACATCCAGTTGTCGAACGCCGCCTTCGAGGGGCGCAACAGCGTCTACCTCCTCGGGGACGGCGACGCGGCCGCGCCGACGACGCTCGTGGACACGGGCGTCGCGACGCCCGACGTGGAAGCCGAACTGCGGGCCGCCCTCGACGCCCGCGGCGTCGCGTTCGCGGACGTGGACCGCGTACTGCTCACGCACTGGCACCACGACCACGCCGGCCTCGCGGGCGCCGTCCAGAACGAGAGCGGCGCCGCCGTCTTCGTCCACGAGGCCGACGCGGACCTCGTCGCCCAGCGAGGGAGCGCCCGCGAGGACCTCCGGGACGCGCAGGAAGCCGCGCTCCACGACTGGGGCCTCCCCGAGAAGGAGCGCGAGGGGCTGTTGGCGTTCAACGACGAGCACAGCGACCTCGCCGGCGAGCCCGCGGACGTGACGGAAGTCTCGGACGGTGACACCGTCGCGCTCGGCCCGTTCGAGGCCGAAGTCGTCCACCTCCCCGGGCACGCCGCCGGCCTCGTCGCGTACGCCGTCGAGCGCGAGGGCCGCCGCGAGGCGTTCGTCGGGGACGCGATTCTCCCGAAGTACACGCCGAACGTCGGCGGCGCGGACGTCCGCGTCGAGCGCCCGCTCGCCCGGTACCTCGACAGCCTGGAGCGCGTGCAGTCCCTGAATCTGGACCGCGCGTGGCCCGGCCATCGCGGCCCGATTTTCGCGCCGAGCGAGCGCGCCCGCGACATCGCCGCCCACCACGAGGAGCGCACCGCGCGCGTCGAGCGGGCCGTCACGGACCTCGCGCCTGCGACGGCGTGGGAGGTCAGCGCGGAGCTGTTCGGCTCGCTGTCGGGCATCCACGTCCTCCACGGCCCCGGCGAGGCGTACGCCCACCTCGACCACCTCGTCCGCGAGGGCGCCGTCGAGAGAACGCCGGACGGCTACGCGCCCGCGTGA
- a CDS encoding mechanosensitive ion channel family protein, giving the protein MTRRATVLVLAALACGVLSATTPELVGAATVGGYPLAVVVARAFAVFGTAFAVGAAYHVAVSLALSATMDKRRRHRAQSVLRLAFLVVAAIAVLGVATDRWVPALVSLGVAGVAVSLALQQPLLSLLGWVYVMTKQPYQVGDRVRIDDSKGDVIDVDYLVTTLWEVNGELVSTNQPSGRHITVPNSVVLTSHVVNFSREEFPYVWNELPVQVAYETDLEFAQTLLQETTEEYLGETMAREVERFRRQLAETPVELEVQDRPSVNVKQGESWVELRVRYLVSPKRAQRVRNDLYERVLEAFNEHPERVKFPVSRNR; this is encoded by the coding sequence GTGACTCGACGCGCGACGGTCCTCGTTCTCGCGGCGCTCGCGTGTGGCGTGCTGTCGGCGACGACGCCGGAACTCGTCGGCGCGGCGACGGTCGGCGGCTACCCCCTCGCGGTCGTCGTCGCTCGCGCGTTCGCCGTGTTCGGCACCGCGTTCGCCGTCGGCGCTGCTTACCACGTCGCGGTGTCGCTGGCGCTGTCCGCGACGATGGACAAGCGCCGCCGCCACCGCGCGCAGTCCGTGCTCCGGCTGGCGTTCCTCGTCGTCGCCGCCATCGCGGTGCTGGGCGTCGCCACGGACCGCTGGGTGCCCGCGCTCGTCTCGCTGGGCGTCGCGGGCGTCGCGGTGTCGCTGGCGCTCCAGCAGCCGCTGTTGAGCCTGCTCGGGTGGGTGTACGTGATGACCAAGCAGCCGTATCAGGTCGGGGACCGCGTGCGCATCGACGACTCGAAGGGCGACGTCATCGACGTGGACTACCTCGTGACGACGCTGTGGGAGGTCAACGGCGAACTCGTTTCCACCAATCAGCCATCCGGCCGGCACATCACGGTGCCGAACAGCGTCGTGCTGACCAGCCACGTCGTGAACTTCAGCCGCGAGGAGTTCCCGTACGTCTGGAACGAGCTCCCCGTGCAGGTCGCCTACGAGACGGACTTGGAGTTCGCGCAGACCCTGCTCCAGGAGACCACCGAGGAGTACCTCGGCGAGACGATGGCCCGCGAGGTCGAGCGCTTCCGCCGCCAGCTCGCGGAGACGCCCGTCGAACTGGAGGTGCAGGACCGCCCGAGCGTGAACGTCAAGCAGGGCGAGTCGTGGGTGGAACTCCGCGTGCGCTACCTCGTCAGCCCGAAGCGCGCCCAGCGCGTCCGCAACGACCTCTACGAGCGCGTCCTCGAAGCGTTCAACGAGCACCCCGAGCGCGTGAAGTTCCCCGTCAGCCGGAACCGCTGA
- a CDS encoding uracil-DNA glycosylase family protein → MQNVTDRTSNPFGMQPPCESFVPGYGDANADFHVVGDHPGVHGGADSGVPFTGTPGAERFRRALTAAGLLDDGEPVELFLSYLHACVPDGEPTERDYTEMEPFFDAELRAITAHVLLPVGERATRHVLETYTAIVADEVDLAEVHGEELHGSGWLVVPALDPDEWTDDEEAAYVDALRDLRETDYEREADLGRFLVGPEPYRVR, encoded by the coding sequence GTGCAGAACGTCACGGACCGCACGAGCAACCCGTTCGGCATGCAGCCGCCCTGCGAGTCGTTCGTCCCGGGGTACGGCGACGCGAACGCGGACTTCCACGTCGTCGGCGACCACCCGGGCGTCCACGGCGGCGCCGACTCCGGCGTGCCGTTCACGGGAACGCCCGGCGCCGAGCGCTTCCGCCGCGCGCTGACGGCCGCGGGGCTGCTCGACGACGGCGAGCCGGTCGAACTCTTCCTCTCGTACCTCCACGCCTGCGTCCCCGACGGCGAACCCACGGAACGCGACTACACGGAGATGGAGCCGTTCTTCGACGCGGAGCTGCGCGCCATCACCGCGCACGTCCTGCTCCCCGTGGGGGAGCGCGCGACCCGCCACGTCCTCGAAACGTACACCGCCATCGTCGCCGACGAGGTCGACCTCGCGGAGGTCCACGGCGAGGAACTCCACGGGAGCGGCTGGCTGGTCGTGCCGGCACTCGACCCTGACGAGTGGACCGACGACGAGGAAGCGGCGTACGTGGACGCGCTCCGCGACCTCCGGGAGACGGACTACGAGCGCGAGGCTGACCTCGGGCGGTTCCTCGTCGGCCCCGAGCCGTACCGCGTCAGGTAG